In Chryseobacterium oryzae, the genomic stretch GATGCGGCTCTTGTAAAATGTTCAACAGGGGCTTTTGCACCGGCATAAGTAGAGTAGTAGCCTGTGAACGCTGCAAGCAATGACGTTACAATCGTGTTGATTTTACCGTTATCATTGAGTTTTTTTCCTGCCTCCTGGATGAAGAAATAAGCGACTTTCGAGTTGATATCACTCATGCTGTCATATTCTTCTTCTGTGGTTTCTGCAAAAGGTTTTTTTAGCACTTTTCCTACCGTGTTGATGGCAATATCCACGCCTCCAAATTTTTCGATGGCTGCATCGAAAAGCTTGCTAATGTTTTTGACATCGGTCAAATCGGCTTGGTATAAAAATGCTTCTCCGCCAGCGTTTGTAATGTCTTCCAATGTCTTTTCTGCATCGGATTTGGTGGTGTCGCTGTTATAATGAATCACCACTTTTGCACCTTTTTTGGCAAAATCACGGCTTAACAATCCACCAAGATTCTTTGCGCCACCAGCGATTAAAACCACTTTGCCTTTTAAATCGTTTCTGCTCATATCTTTTAAATTTTTTAAATTTTTAAAATTGATATGGCAAAATTGCGAAAGACTTGGATTTTTTTTATGGTGAACTTTTCGGAACTTTTATTTTTTCTGAATTTTCCGGAATTCCCCCGGCGTTTGTCCCGTGAATTTTTTAAAAAACTTAGAAAAATTAGAAGGGTCGTAGGTCAATAATTTTGCAATTTCAGAAACCGATTGCTCGCTGTTAAGCAATAGATCTTTAGCTTTTTCAATGATTTTGTCATCGTAAAAATAGCAAGGATGATGCCCGGTTTCCTGTTGTAAAGTATCGGTAAGATGCTTGTGCGAAATAAACAGCGCGTCTGCAATTGCATTGATTTCCATAAACTCATCGATTTTACCGGAAACCACATCTTCGATATGCCCATCTAAAAATCGAAAATAATTTTCAGTAATTTCCTGGCCTCGTTTTAATAAGTCATTATTAGAATCACGCATCATTTTTCATTATTAATGATGCTGTAAAAGTATTATTTTTTTACTTGTATTGAAATGAATTTTATTTTAAAAGAGATTTAAGGGCTTAATTTGTTGTCAAACAATTGTTTAAAGAAAAAGCATAACCGAAAATTGGTTATGCTTTTTAATAATTTAGAAGATATCTGGTTTTAGCCATTGGCTTTAGCATCTGCCAAAAGGGCTTTTGCACTCATTTCGCCAAAAAGGTTGGCAGCCAAAGGGCTGTCGCCAGTAATTAATTTTCGGTCGGTATGACAAGCACCGGAAATATTGTCGTTTAGAAATTCTACGCCCAATTTTTGAAGTTTCTGTCCATAAAACCAAGGCATTTCACCCGGCTGATAACCAATTTCTGGCAATGTTACATCGATATTGTCCGGAAACGCATTGATTTTGTACGCATTGTAAGGATAAGTTTCAGCAGTTTCACCAATGCCTGCAGCCAAAAGTGCAGCCGGTCCGTGGCAGATGGCGAGCATAAATTTATCTTCTTTCACTACCCAATTGATCAATTTTTTTAGGTCTTCGCTTTCTGGTAAGCCCAACATAGCACCGTGCCCTCCGGGTAAGAAAACCGCAACGTAATCGGTATCAGAAGCAAAATTTCCGGCAACAAAATCTTTTAAACTTTTGGGTTGAGACATTTGCTCAGAATACTTTTCAATAATATTGCTAACGCTTGCATCCTGCAATGGCAATGCCCAAAGTTCGAGTTTTACAGATCCTCCTGTTAGCGTGAAAAAATCCACTTCGTATCCGGCATCATTGAGGTGAAGAATCGGTAAAAAGGTTTCAACCGGATGATTTCCGGTAGAGAATTTTTTCCCATTCGCCATAGCCATATATTTCTCTTCTGTGCAGACTACCAATACTTTTTTCTTTTTATCGGTATTGATATTGCCGTAATCAAGTGGCTCGTAATTCGTTTTCGGAGCAACAAATTGAGACCGGGAATAGAAAGAAGGTTCATAACCAATGCCGTCAAAAACGGGTGCTTTGCTTAAATCTTGTGCTGATAATGACATAATAATTTATTTTTTAGTTAATATTTTGAATTTAATTTTAAATGAAGCTTAATCGAAATCAATCTCTTGGCTGATACCTAAACATCTTAATCAATCTGTGTGGATTTCTTTATAATTAATTCCTTACAAAATTATACATTAAAATAAGGTAATGACAAGGACCTACATCACAAAAAATCGTGAAAAAGCTCACGATTATGTTTTATAAAAAAGAAATTAAAACTGCAATCGGCTAAGTGTTTCTCTGGTGACACCCAGATAATTGGCAAGGGTTTGTTTAGAAATTCGTTGAAAAAGATTGGGATATTGCCGGAGAAAAGCCTCATAACGTTCCTTGGCAGTGTCGGACATCAGGGACATAATCCGGCGTTGCAAAGCCACATAGCCCAAATTGGATTTGACCCGGAAAAAATGTTCCATTTTAGGAATATCCCTACAAAGACTTTCAAAATTCTCGAAGCTAATCGCAAACAGCACACAATCCTGAAGACATTGCACATCTAAGCTTGCATTTTCCTGGCGAAAAAATCCCTGGAAATCAGTAATCCACCAATCTTGGGTCGCAAATTGCAAAATATGTTCTTTCCCGCTGTTGTCCATCGTGCCACATTTTAACAAACCATCTGCCACAAAAAACATTTCATTAACCGGATGATTTTCCTTTACCAAAAGATGTTTTTTAGGGTGATTTTGAAGCGTAAAGTAGGTTTTTATAACCGTAAACTCTTCAGTCGTTATATCAACAAGTTCACGGATATGATTTTTTAATAGATTTTCCATTAAGGTTTAGAAACATTGAATAAGGAAATATACAACATAATTTTTCGATGGATACAGCATATTTCCTTTTGGGTTAAAAAAGAACATATTTTGGTTAATTTTTTAATAACGTTTATCGTTCAAGCCTTTCCAAAACTTATAAAATCCCGTAACATAATTGTAAGATGAGGTTACATTTTCGAAACAATACTTCATTTTTATAAAATTCAATTCAAAATAAAACATTGATAATCAATTAAATGTAAAATATTAACATTCAATTAACGTTCTCGAAACATTTTGTTACAAATTTAGACCTGCCCAGTCGCATCTCGGGATATATTAGCCATCAACAAATAAATAATTTCTTTGAGATGAACAAAATTATGATGTGGTCTATTACCGCAGCCTTAGCAGGATTTCTTTTCGGGTTTGATGTCGTGGTAATTTCCGGCGCCGATAAAAAATTACAAGCATTATGGCATAGTTCAGACGCCTTTCACGGCGCCGTTGTAATGGGAATGGCATTATGGGGAACAGTGATTGGTGCTATCTTTGGCGGCATCCCAACCAATAAATTCGGAAGAAAGAAAACCCTGTTAGCCATTGGTATTTTATATGCGCTTTCAGCTATCGGAACGGCCTTCTCTCACGACCCTTATATATTTGCCTTTTTCAGATTTATGGGCGGTTTAGGCGTTGGAGCTTCTACCATTGCGGCGCCGGCTTACATTTCCGAGATTGCACCGGCCAAAGACCGTGGTAGATTGGTTTCTTTGTACCAGTTCAACATAGTTTTGGGGATTTTGGTGGCGTTCTTGTCCAATTATTTGTTAAGCGGCATTGGCGATAACGATTGGCGTTGGATGTTGGGTGTTCAGGCCATTCCAGCCATTATTTATACCATTTGTGTCGCCGCCATTCCGGAAAGTCCAAGATGGCTGGTTTCACAAGGCAAAATTGATGACGCCAAAAAAGTGATGAAAATCATCACGCCGGACCAGGATATTGATGCGGTAATTTCTCAGATGGAAGATGACCACGCCGAAGCACCAAAGGAAAATATTTTTATGAAAAAATACCGTTTTCCGCTGATGTTGGCTTTTCTCATCGCCTTTTTTAACCAAATGTCGGGGATTAACGCCTTTTTATATTATGCACCAAGGATTTTTGGGGAAGCCGGTTTGGGCGAGAAAACCGCTTTGCTCAGCAGTATCGGAATTGGCATCGTGAATATGGTTTTCACCTTAGTCGGGGTTAATCTGATTGATAAAGTCGGCAGAAGAACCCTGATGTTTATTGGCTCCATCGGCTATATTATTTCGTTGGGATTGGTTTCTATGGCGTTTTATTTCCATTGGACAGGTCTCGCCATTCCAATCTTTTTATTTCTGTTCATCGCGGCGCACGCCATTGGTCAGGGCACGGTGATTTGGGTATTTATTTCAGAGATTTTCCCCAATCAGCTTCGCGCATCGGGACAAGCTTTTGGCAGCTCCACGCACTGGGTTTTGGCGGCGATTATCCCGTCTCTGGTTCCGATGTTGTTCTCCACAATTGGCGCGGGCACAGTGTTTTTAGTGTTCACCATCGCAATGGTTTTCCAGTTGTTGTTCGTCATTTTTATGATGCCGGAAACCAAAGGCGTTTCATTGGAAAAGCTAAGTAAAATTTTAACCAAAGAATAGTTAATCACAATAAAAATTTGGGCAGCTTATCCGTCCTCCGCTCCCAATCTTTTTTTGCCAGGGCTTATTTCCTCCGCAAAAAAAAGGATTTCCGCTCAGGCCGGGCTGCGGGATTCGGCATAAAACAGATTTTGTCATCCATTCAACATTGGTTCATCCAATTGAGAAGATTTCAGAAAAAGAAGGAGAAACATTAGGTTCAACGAAAACCAATTTAGACCATTTGGCTTCAATAACTTAAGAAAAATCAATCAATTGATTTCTTAATTATTCCATCTTAATTAACTAAAAATCTTAATGTTAAAAAAGCTCAGAAAGAAATTATTAAAACTTAAATAATTCCAAACAAACAAAATCCTTAAGTCATCAAGCTTAAGATTAATAAAGAAAATAATCGTAATGAAAAAAATCATATCCACATTCATCATCGCTGCCAGCTTTTACAATGGTCTGCACGCACAGTCGGCGCCCAAAGTTTCGGAAGAGCAGCTTTACCGACCCAACTTCCATTTCAGCCCGAAAAAAGGCTGGATGAACGACCCAAACGGACTTTATTACAAAGACGGCGTTTACCATTTGTTTTTCCAATATTATCCCGATGGGAATAAGTGGGGACCAATGCATTGGGGACACGCCACGAGCAAAGATTTGGTAAAATGGGAAGAGCAGAAGATTGCCTTGGCGCCGGATGCTTTGGGTTATATCTTCTCCGGAAGTGCCGTGGTGGATAAAAATAATACTTCTGGCTTCGGTGATGCCAAAAATATGCCGGTTGTCGCCATCTACACCTACCACAATCCAAACCGTGAGAAAGACGGCAAAATCGATGTCGAATCTCAGGGGATTGCCTACACTTTGGACAACAGCAAAAGCTGGACAAAATTCAGTAATAACCCGGTATTGAAAAACCCGGGAATCAAAGATTTCCGCGACCCGAAAGTCACTTGGGACAGCAAAAGACAACAGTGGATTATGGCTTTGGCAGCACAGGACAGAGCGCATTTCTACGCCTCCAAAAACCTGAAAGACTGGACTTTCCAATCCGAATTCGGGAAAGATTTGGGTGCTCACGGTGGCGTTTGGGAATGCCCAGATTTGTTTCCGATAAAAGTGGAAGGCACCAAAGAAGAAAAATGGGTACTGATTGTCAATATCAACCCGGGAGGACCAAATAAAGGTTCTGCAGGACAATATTTTGTCGGGGATTTTGACGGAAAAACTTTCACGGTGGACGCCTTGTTCACAAAACAACTTCAAAAAGACAAAGCCGCTTGGCTCGATTGGGGAAAAGACAATTACGCCAGCGTGTCTTTTGATAATATTCCCGACGGAAAACGGGTGATTATCGGCTGGATGAGCAATTGGGAATATGCACAGGAAGTGCCTACAGAAGCTTGGAGAAGCAGTATGACGGTGGCAAGAGAGGTCTCCCTGAAAAGAACAAAAGAGGCTTATATCTTAAAAAATGTTCCGGTAAAACAACTTCAAACGTATGAAGGAAAAGCCATTCAGAAAAAAATCAATCTAAAAGCTGAAAATAAGGTTTTGGGATCGTCAGAAATCGACCTTAGCAAAGCAATTTTGGACTTGGATTTGAAAAAATTGACGGCCGGAACCTATACCTTCTCACTTAAAAATTCTTTGGGCGAAGAAGTGCTTTTCGGGATTGATAACAACAGCAAGGAACTGTTTGTAGACCGTTCAAAATCTGGCAAAATAAACTTTGGAAACCATTATGCAACGCCGGTGACAAAAGCACCTTTAGACCAATCGCTTAGCAATGCAAAAATGAAGGTGGTTTTGGACAAAACGTCGATAGAGATTTTCTTTAACGATGGCGAAAAAGTTTTAACCGAAATTTTCTTCCCGAACGAAAAATTCTCGGAATTAAATCTGTCAACGGATTCAAAAGGGGCTTCTGTAAGCGTGATTGCGCATCAACTTAATATCAAATAAAAACTATATCATATGAAGAAATATAAAATAGCCGTGGCGTTTTGCCTTCTTCCTTTTTCCTACATTTTTGCACAGGAAATCGTAAAAGGAAAAGTCGTTGCACCCAACCAGAAACCTCTGAGCGGTGTTACGGTAACTGTTTCAGAAACAGGCGTGAGTACGACAACGGATAATAGCGGTGCATTTCAAATTAATGATTTGCAGAAAGGTAACAAACTGATTTTCACCTATCCGGATTATTCGACTCAGGAAGTTATCGTGGATGAGAAAACGGTTCTCAACATTGTTTTGGCTGCCGATAAAGTAAAAACTATTGATGAAGTTATCGTAACGGGGTATACCAAACAGAAAAAATCAGACATTACCGGCGCTGTGGCGGTGGTTGATATGAAAGATTTGAATAAGCAAGCTGAGCCCAACCCGATTAAATCATTGCAGGGTAGAGTAGCAGGGGTAAATATCAGTACAGACGGTTCGCCTTCCGGTGGCAATACAAAAGTCCTGATTCGTGGGGTTGGAACCTTGAACAATACCGACCCGCTTTATGTGATCGACGGCGTACCAACCAAAGCCGGAATGCACGAGCTGAATCCCGCCGATATCGAAACAATGCAGGTGCTGAAAGATGCTTCTTCTGCAAGTATTTACGGTTCCAGAGCGGCAAATGGCGTTATCATCATTACCACCAAAAAGGGTAAAAAAGGCAAAATGAGAATCGACCTTAATTATTACACGGCCTTTTCGCAATATGCTAAGAAAACTTCTGTCCTCAATGCAAAACAATTTGGGCAGGTGCTTTGGCAAGCCAATATCAATGATGGATTGAATCCTAACAACAATAACCTGAGTTACAATTTTGATTGGGGTGTTCAGAATGGTGTTCCAACACTTTACAACAGCTATGTTCCGGAATATCTGGATGCTGCAAAAACCATTAAATCTGCCAACACAAATTGGTATGATGAGGTGTCTCAAACCGGTGTTGCCAACTCGTTGGATGTTGCAGCGTCAAGTGCTTCAGATAAAGGGTCTTACTATTTCTCAATGGGATATTACGACAACAATGGTATCGTGAAACTGACGGATTTCAAAAGATTGTCGGCGCGTGTAAACACTTCTTACAATTTCTTCGACGGCAAACTGAAAATCGGTGAAAACTTCACTTATAATAAAACCAACGAACTGATGGACCCGGGCGTTCTGGACCCCGCTTTGAGAGCTTTGCCGATTATTCCGGTTCATACCGTGGATGGCATCGGTTGGGGCGGACCTGTTGGCGGGATGAACGACCGTCAGAATCCGGTTCGTTTGCTTAATTACAACAAAGATAATGGCTACCGTTACCAAAGGTTTTTCGGAAATGCCTTCGCCGAATTGCAGGTGGTTAAAAATTTAACCTTGAAGTCAAGTTTCGGTGTAGATATGTCGAATTATTACAAGCGAACTCTACAGAGAAGCTACGTTTCAGGCTATCTTAAAAATGATAAAAACGCTGTAAACATCGACCAATCCGACACTGAAAAGTGGACTTGGACAAACACAGCGCAATACACTGCTAAAGCAGGAAATCACCACTTCGATTTGTTGGGCGGAACGGAAATGTACAAAGAAACGTATAACAATACCTGGCTCAGGAAAGAAGGCTTTTTAATTGAAAATCCAGATTATATGTATCCGGATGCAGGAACTGGCGATGCTTTCAACGGCGGAACTTCCACATATTACAGCTTATTGTCTTACTTCGGAAAATTCTCTTATGATTATGACAATCATTATTTGTTCTCGGCAACTTTGCGTTATGACGGTTCGTCCAGATTTGGGAAAAACAACCGTTTCGGAACATTCCCGGCATTTTCTGCGGGTTGGAGAATCAATAAAGAAGATTTTGCAGAGAAATTGATCCCATTCTTTTCGGATTTAAGATTGAGAGCAGGTTGGGGACAGACGGGTAATCAGGAAATCAGCAACTCGGCGGTGTATTCGCTTTACATTGCGAACTATGCAGGCGGAAACCCAACCTGGGCAACTTCTTATGGCACAGCTTACGATATTTCAGGCGTCGGAAGCGGTTTATTACCATCAGGTTTCATTGCAACGCAGACCAAAAATGATGATTTGAAATGGGAAACCACAACGCAAACGAACCTTGGTTTGGATTTCGGATTTTTCAATCAGAAATTAACGGGAAGTGTAGATATTTATAAAAAAGCGACAAAAGATATCTTGGTTTTGCCACCGTATTTAGGTGTAATCGGTGAAGGCGGAAACCGTTGGATTAATGGTGCTTCGATGGAAAATAAAGGGATTGAAGTCGCTTTAGGCTACGGCGATAAAACAGCCGGTGGCTTTGGTTACGACATTTCTGCGAATTTTTCGATGAACAGAAACCAGATTACAGCCTTGCCACAATCGGTGATTAATAATTATGGAGGAAACGGAACTACGGATAATATTCTCGGCAGACCCATCAATTCAATGTACGGTTATGTGGCAGATGGCTTATTCAGAACGCAGACGGAGGTTGATAATTCAGCAACGCAACCGGGTAAAGGTTTAGGGAGAATCCGTTACGCTGATTTGAATCACGACGGCGTGATTGATGATAAAGACAGAACTTGGATTGGAAACCCGAATCCTGGTTTTATGTATGGTTTTAACATTAATTTTTCGTACAAAAATTTCGATTTATCAACTTTTTGGCAGGGAATCGGCGATGTGGACGTCATCAATGCTAAAAAATACCAGACCGATTTCTGGAGTGTGGATGACGTTGGCTCCAACAAAGGAACACGATTGCTGAATGCGTGGTCGCCACAAAATCCAAATTCAACAATTCCAGCATTGACGACGGTTGACAGCAATGCAGAATCCAGATTTTCGTCCTATTATGTTGAAAACGGAAGTTACCTGAAATTAAGAGTGTTACAGCTCGGTTACAGCATTCCGAAAAACGTTTTGGAACAATATAAAATTACCAATTTCAGAATTTACATCAGTGCTCAAAATCTTTTGACCATCAAGTCCAAAAGCTTCACAGGCATCGATCCGGAAACGCCGGCATTTGGTTATCCATTGCCTTTAACCGTGAATTTTGGAGTTAATTTATCCCTTTAATTTTTAAATGATAATTACAATGAAAAAGAATATACTTTTAACAATAGCCACTGCATTTTTATTGGGAACAACGTCCTGTAATGATTTTCTGGACAATCAGCCAAGAGGTGTGCTTTCCGAGACCGATGTGGTAACACCGCAAAATGTAGATGGTTTCGTGGTTGCAGCATATGCCTCTATGGGAAATGACCATTATGACACGCCTTTCAGCCTTTGGCCATACGGCAATGTACGTTCAGACGACGCTTACAAAGGCGGAAGTGGTACGAACGATATCCAGGCTTTTCACTTTTTTGAAATTTCAAATAACATCCGTTCAGATTTTGGGGAGTTAGACCGTCTTTGGTATCTCAATTATGTCGGAATTGGCCGATGTAATAAGGCGATTGCAGCATTGAACCAATTGACAGATGCGCAATATCCGAACAAGCAGAAACGTATTGCAGAAATGAAATTCGTGAGAGGTCATTTTTACTTCTTGCTTAAAGAATTGTTTAAATATGTGCCTTATGTAGACGAAAATACGCCGCTAGACGATTATCCGAAAATTTCCAACCGTGCTAAAACCGACCAACAGCTTTGGGATGCAATTGCTTCAGATTTTGAATTTGCAGCTGCTAATTTGCCAATGACACAATCGGAAGTCGGAAGACCAAAGAAAAGTGCCGCGTATGCGTATTTAGCCAAAGTGAGATTGTATCAGGCTTATGAGCAGGATAATAATTATACAGTAACCTCAATTAATCCGGCAACGCTTCAGAAGTCCATTGATGCAGCGAATCAGGTAATTGGGAACTATACACTAGAATCTGATTTTGGTTATAACTTTTTACCGGGAGCCCACCAAAACGGACCGGAATCGGTGTTTTCTATTCAGTTTTCAGCCAATGACGGAACACTTTTCGGAAGACTAAATTATGGTGACGTTTTGTCTTTGCCACAAGGTTTGGGATGCTGTGATTTCCACAAGCCGAGCCAGAATTTGGTCAACGCTTTCAAAACCACGCCGGATGGTTTGCCGATGTTTGATAATTTTAATGATACGGATTTGAATTACAATCAGTTGAGTAATTACAAAGTAGACCCTAGGTTGTACCATACGGTAGCATTGCCGGGATTGCCTTGGAAATATGATGAAAATAAAATCTATCAGGAAAGCTGGAACAGAAGCCCCGGAACTTACGGTTATTATGCTTCTCTAAAAGAAAATGTACCGGTAGGTTGTGGCTGTACCGTGAATGTAGACCCGTTCTATGGCAATTCTAAAAACAGAATCATCATCCGTTATTCCGATGTTTTGTTGATGAAAGCAGAAGCTTTGATAGAATTGGGACAACAAGATGCCGCTTTACCATTGATTAATCAGGTAAGACAGCGTGCCGCTAACAGTACCATTTTGACAGGCAGTTATACAACCAACAACCTGATTAGCAAATATCAGCCGGGTGTTAACTGTACGTGGACACAGGATTATGCAAGAAAAGCCTTGAGATGGGAACGTAGAATGGAGTTTGCGATGGAAGGCAGCCGTTTCTTCGATTTGGTAAGATGGGGCGTAACTGCAAGCACGATGAACACGTATTATTCGGGTGAAAAAACGAAACGTTCTTATTATTCTCAGGCAGGCTTTGACCACGGCATTGAAGAATATTGCCCGATCCCTTTGGCTCAAATCAACTTTAGCCAAGGCTTGTACAAACAAAATAATGGGTACTAAATTCAGGATTTGCAACTGCAAAATGTTCAAGAAAGCTTTTGGCGGTTTGTAAATCATTTTAAAACAAACAATCATTTATGAAAACAATATTTAAAAATTTCCAATTAATCATCCTTCTGATGATTTCTGCAGCATTGGTCTGGTCTTGCGATAGCCAGATGGAAGACGGTTTGGTGACGGATGTTTCGGTGAATGTCGCTTCTTTCAAAGTGAATGGTGTGTCAGGTGTTATCGACAATCAAAATGATAAAATAACAGTGACTTTGCCATACGGAACGGCGGTTACAGCTATCTCTCCGGTTATAGAAATTCCGCAAGGTGCGAGTATTTCTCCGGCTTCCGGTGTGGTTCAGGATTTTACGCAGCCTGTAAAATACCGCGTTAAAAACGGAAATATCTACAAAGATTATACAGTAAGCGTTCAGCCTCAGGCTCCGATTATCAGTTTTAAAATCAATGGATTATCAGCAACGATTAATTCATCCAACAAGACGATTTCGTTGGTAATGCCGGAAGGAACCGACCTTACAGCTTTACAACCTATTATTGAAACTGCAACTGGAGTCAGCATCAGCCCAGCTTCCGGTACTACGATTAATTTTACAAGTCCGGTATCTTTCACGGTGTCTAATGCCAATCTTACGGAAGTTTATACCGCAAAAGTAACAACACCAGTTTCAGGACCTTCTATCGCTTTTATCGGAATGGCAGCTACCAGAACGGGGCTTACAAACCCGGACGAAATTGCTGCGGCGGACTGGTTATTTGGGAAATTCTCAGGTGCAGTTTACGTGTCGATGGCGGATATTGCAAGTGGCGCAGTTAATTTAACAGGAATCAGCGTACTTTGGTGGCATTTTGATTCTGCAACAGCACTTCCGGGAGATGCGCTGAATGCGAATGTTACTTCTAAAATTAAAACCTATCTGAATGCTGGCGGAAATATTCTATTAACGAGTTTCGCTTCTCAGTATGTGGATGCTTTGGGCGTTGTTCCAGCTGGTAAAGGACCGAACAACGTGTTTGGAGATTTTCCACCCAATGGCTTTGTAGATGCCAACAACGATTGGGGGATTTCGTTCAAAGGGCACGAAACGCATCCAGTTTTCGATGGATTACAGACTTATGAATCCGGAAAAGCAAATCTTTTGCAAAAAGGGACTTTTAGATTGAATCATACCGCTTGGTGGTTTTTACCAGATTGGGGTGGTTACGTCAACGGAGCAGGCTGGAGAACCCAAACTGGCGGTAACAATTTAGCGAGTGAAGCTTGGGATAATAACCTTGATGGTCGTGTCGCAATAGCTGAATATCCTGGTGGAACGGCGAATAAAAAATGCATCACGATTTCTATGGGCGCATACGATTGGTACAACGAGACGTCTAACGGAACGCCAAGCCAAGCCAACAGCTATCTTGATAATATCAAAAAACTGACGGAAAACAGCCTTAATTATCTTGTAACGAATTAAAATCAGAACCAATGACAATCAGAAAAATATATTTAACCGCCGTGATGGGTTTGGCGATGTTTTCTTGCCAGAATAATGACTCGGTGACGGATGTGAATCCGGATGACATTTTTAAACAGACCAATGTATTTCCGGTTCCGCCAAACCAGTGGATGGGAGGGAATAATCCTTATTACACCGCAGGTTACGTGGGGGATGTGATGCCGTACTACGAAAACGGAATCTTCCATTTGTTTTTCCTGCACGATGCTAAAACCAAACCGGCAGGCGAAGGTTTCCACGATATTCACAGCTTTGATACCTCTAATTTTAAAGATTTTAACTATCAGGGAAGACAAATTCCTTATGGATTGGCTTCTGAACCTGATTTTGGCGTCGGAACCGGAAGTCTTGTGAAAGTGGGGAACACTTATTATTACTATTATACTGGGCACAACGAGGTGGCATCCTTCATCTCGAACAATCCTAGAGAAAGTGTTTTGCTGGCAACCAGCACCGATTTGAAGAACTGGACGAAAGTTAA encodes the following:
- a CDS encoding SDR family oxidoreductase, encoding MSRNDLKGKVVLIAGGAKNLGGLLSRDFAKKGAKVVIHYNSDTTKSDAEKTLEDITNAGGEAFLYQADLTDVKNISKLFDAAIEKFGGVDIAINTVGKVLKKPFAETTEEEYDSMSDINSKVAYFFIQEAGKKLNDNGKINTIVTSLLAAFTGYYSTYAGAKAPVEHFTRAASKEFGSRGISVTAVAPGPMDTPFFYGQESDDAVAYHKQASDLGGLTDIKDIAPLVEFLVTDGWWITGQTIFANGGYTTR
- a CDS encoding helix-turn-helix domain-containing protein; protein product: MRDSNNDLLKRGQEITENYFRFLDGHIEDVVSGKIDEFMEINAIADALFISHKHLTDTLQQETGHHPCYFYDDKIIEKAKDLLLNSEQSVSEIAKLLTYDPSNFSKFFKKFTGQTPGEFRKIQKK
- a CDS encoding DJ-1/PfpI family protein → MSLSAQDLSKAPVFDGIGYEPSFYSRSQFVAPKTNYEPLDYGNINTDKKKKVLVVCTEEKYMAMANGKKFSTGNHPVETFLPILHLNDAGYEVDFFTLTGGSVKLELWALPLQDASVSNIIEKYSEQMSQPKSLKDFVAGNFASDTDYVAVFLPGGHGAMLGLPESEDLKKLINWVVKEDKFMLAICHGPAALLAAGIGETAETYPYNAYKINAFPDNIDVTLPEIGYQPGEMPWFYGQKLQKLGVEFLNDNISGACHTDRKLITGDSPLAANLFGEMSAKALLADAKANG
- a CDS encoding Crp/Fnr family transcriptional regulator, giving the protein MENLLKNHIRELVDITTEEFTVIKTYFTLQNHPKKHLLVKENHPVNEMFFVADGLLKCGTMDNSGKEHILQFATQDWWITDFQGFFRQENASLDVQCLQDCVLFAISFENFESLCRDIPKMEHFFRVKSNLGYVALQRRIMSLMSDTAKERYEAFLRQYPNLFQRISKQTLANYLGVTRETLSRLQF
- a CDS encoding sugar porter family MFS transporter, with amino-acid sequence MNKIMMWSITAALAGFLFGFDVVVISGADKKLQALWHSSDAFHGAVVMGMALWGTVIGAIFGGIPTNKFGRKKTLLAIGILYALSAIGTAFSHDPYIFAFFRFMGGLGVGASTIAAPAYISEIAPAKDRGRLVSLYQFNIVLGILVAFLSNYLLSGIGDNDWRWMLGVQAIPAIIYTICVAAIPESPRWLVSQGKIDDAKKVMKIITPDQDIDAVISQMEDDHAEAPKENIFMKKYRFPLMLAFLIAFFNQMSGINAFLYYAPRIFGEAGLGEKTALLSSIGIGIVNMVFTLVGVNLIDKVGRRTLMFIGSIGYIISLGLVSMAFYFHWTGLAIPIFLFLFIAAHAIGQGTVIWVFISEIFPNQLRASGQAFGSSTHWVLAAIIPSLVPMLFSTIGAGTVFLVFTIAMVFQLLFVIFMMPETKGVSLEKLSKILTKE
- a CDS encoding glycoside hydrolase family 32 protein; translated protein: MKKIISTFIIAASFYNGLHAQSAPKVSEEQLYRPNFHFSPKKGWMNDPNGLYYKDGVYHLFFQYYPDGNKWGPMHWGHATSKDLVKWEEQKIALAPDALGYIFSGSAVVDKNNTSGFGDAKNMPVVAIYTYHNPNREKDGKIDVESQGIAYTLDNSKSWTKFSNNPVLKNPGIKDFRDPKVTWDSKRQQWIMALAAQDRAHFYASKNLKDWTFQSEFGKDLGAHGGVWECPDLFPIKVEGTKEEKWVLIVNINPGGPNKGSAGQYFVGDFDGKTFTVDALFTKQLQKDKAAWLDWGKDNYASVSFDNIPDGKRVIIGWMSNWEYAQEVPTEAWRSSMTVAREVSLKRTKEAYILKNVPVKQLQTYEGKAIQKKINLKAENKVLGSSEIDLSKAILDLDLKKLTAGTYTFSLKNSLGEEVLFGIDNNSKELFVDRSKSGKINFGNHYATPVTKAPLDQSLSNAKMKVVLDKTSIEIFFNDGEKVLTEIFFPNEKFSELNLSTDSKGASVSVIAHQLNIK